The Plasmodium falciparum 3D7 genome assembly, chromosome: 3 nucleotide sequence atgtttacttttaatatatttacttatatatatgtcgtgaatttttttcaatttaaaaaaaataaacccatattttttcatatacataaaaatatatatatatattatatatatatgaaaaaaataattattatatattataaacatatgtacatatgtataaatacattatatatatatatatatataatatgagcttgaaaaaaaaaataaaatttattaatattaaaaaaaatgtttttcattttattcatattatagaTTTATTCATAATCagcatatttaaaaaaaaaaaaattccataaaatgaatttttatatatactacaAATTCTCTTTACTATTTTAActtgtataataattttgcATCGTATTCAAGAGATGATTAAAAAGGAaatcataaataataaaaaaaaataattatatcttttttatatataaaattatgcgTTTCCCCCATTTTTTGTAagatataacaatatatatatatatatatatatatattttttttttttgtttacatttttatatttattgtaaGAGTGTAAGCAAAATtagaaaagataaaaaaaaaaaatatatatatatatatatatttttaaataacaaaatgatTAACAACGTATCAGTTGCCATAACCCTTGTTGGTTTATTAGCACTTTTTAAAAGTGGTTATACTGTATACTCACGTAAGtttaaaaagtaatatataaatataaatatatatatatatatatatatatatatatttatttatttatttttaatttttttatattaaagatTTGAGTTCATTCAAACTTCAAGATGATAACATTGATAACTTTTCTATACCGCACATGGTAAGCttaagcaaaaaaaaaaaaaaaaaaatatatatagtacaAAGAGATATTGAGAtagatttttatttttatatttgtaaatattaacaatatgtttatattttataattttttagttAATTGCGCAAATTATATTCTGTACTTTAATAACCTTTTTTGGAGGAagcaaattatttttaaatttaaaaaacatTCAAGGCGATTCGATGGAAAATTTTAACAACacgtaaaaaatataaaataaatgatacgaatatttataaatatatatatatatatatatatatatattattattattatctcttTATATTTGtctaaatttattattttttcattttttagcGACTGGGATAAGTGTCATACCAGAAGAAATTTTGGATCTTGCTTTAACAGGAAGCAATACATTAAAAATTTCATAAAAGATTTTGTAGGAAGtccaatataaaaaaaaaaaaaaaaaaaaaaaaaaaaagttaaaaaaaatgaaactcTTCAATTTTTTATTGTGTGGTTAATCTGAAAAAGATTGATACCttaatatgtttaaaatacttttttttttttttttcttttcgtttatttatattttcatatataaatagaaagtgaaatattacatatatatataatatatatatattaattgttttaaattttattttattattattttttatttttttttttttgttttaataatttgGTATACCTcgcatttatatatatatatatatatatataataatctatTATTAAGacactttttttaaaatgtgatataatattttatatccatatctatatattatttactattttaaaaatgtagtTTTATGTGTTagcataattattataataattatatccttcaaaaaaaatataatgtttcTATTATAGTTTAAGCAAATGattatagaaaaaatgaatattgtTTTGAACAAACGTGAAgtcaattattttattaagaaaataaagtaataattatgtattgtatgtatatataaaataataccgactataaaaacaaatttattataatcagcataattatataaaataaaaaaaaaaaaaaaaaaaaggaataa carries:
- a CDS encoding ER membrane protein complex subunit 5, putative; its protein translation is MINNVSVAITLVGLLALFKSGYTVYSHLSSFKLQDDNIDNFSIPHMLIAQIIFCTLITFFGGSKLFLNLKNIQGDSMENFNNTDWDKCHTRRNFGSCFNRKQYIKNFIKDFVGSPI